One window of Nitrospiria bacterium genomic DNA carries:
- a CDS encoding phospholipase D-like domain-containing protein: AAGAPLIEGNQIRLLIDARENYPAWLDAIRAAKRHVYFENYIVQEDEAGRMFADALVAKAREGVRVRLVYDWMGSFRKASRAFWNRLRAGGVEVRCYNPPRWDSPFGWISRDHRKMLSVDGEVGFVTGLCVGRMWLGEPEKRREPWRDTGVEVRGPSVADIEQAFAEVWAMIGEPIPDGELIGREALARKGETALRLVASVPATAGLFRVDHLVAALANNRLWLTDAYYAGNTAYVQSLRAAAKDGVDVRLLVPNATDIPVLKPLSRAGYQPLLEAGVRIFEWNGAMLHAKTAVADSHWARVGSSNLNIASWFGNCEMDVVVEDEPFARLMEQTYLRDLENATEIVLDAKQKVRAPNQPRHPHPIRTRGGGSMGRAAAGAIRIGHAVGAAFTNRRVIEPVESRMTTAAGALLLPLAILFSFFPRLLAYPVVLILAWISGALLYRGYKLRRGRTRRVTGTGGQETS; this comes from the coding sequence CGCGGCCGGGGCCCCCCTGATCGAAGGCAACCAAATCCGCCTCCTCATCGACGCGCGGGAAAATTATCCGGCGTGGCTCGATGCGATCCGCGCGGCAAAACGCCATGTTTACTTCGAAAACTACATCGTCCAGGAAGACGAGGCGGGTCGGATGTTCGCCGACGCCCTCGTGGCGAAGGCGCGCGAGGGCGTGCGCGTGCGGCTCGTTTACGACTGGATGGGCAGCTTCAGAAAAGCGTCACGTGCTTTCTGGAACCGCTTGCGCGCGGGCGGCGTGGAGGTGCGTTGCTATAACCCGCCGCGCTGGGACTCGCCGTTCGGCTGGATCAGCCGCGACCATCGAAAGATGCTGTCGGTGGACGGCGAGGTGGGTTTTGTCACCGGATTGTGCGTCGGCCGGATGTGGCTCGGGGAGCCGGAAAAGAGGCGGGAACCGTGGCGCGATACCGGAGTGGAAGTGCGCGGGCCGTCGGTGGCGGACATCGAGCAGGCCTTCGCGGAGGTCTGGGCGATGATCGGCGAGCCAATTCCCGATGGCGAGTTGATCGGTCGGGAGGCGCTCGCGAGGAAAGGCGAAACGGCCCTTCGCCTGGTGGCGAGCGTGCCGGCGACCGCCGGGCTGTTCCGCGTGGATCACCTTGTGGCCGCGCTCGCGAATAATCGCCTCTGGTTGACCGATGCCTATTACGCCGGCAACACCGCCTACGTTCAATCGCTGCGGGCGGCCGCGAAGGACGGGGTGGACGTGCGCCTGCTTGTGCCGAACGCCACGGATATTCCGGTTCTGAAGCCGCTGTCCCGGGCGGGGTATCAGCCCTTGTTGGAAGCGGGGGTGCGCATCTTCGAGTGGAACGGGGCGATGCTGCACGCGAAGACGGCCGTGGCCGATTCACACTGGGCGCGCGTCGGTTCCTCCAATCTCAACATCGCCAGTTGGTTCGGAAACTGCGAGATGGATGTCGTTGTTGAAGACGAACCGTTCGCGCGCCTGATGGAGCAGACCTACCTTCGGGACCTGGAGAACGCGACCGAGATTGTGCTGGATGCAAAACAGAAGGTGCGCGCGCCGAATCAACCGCGCCATCCGCACCCGATTCGAACCCGCGGCGGAGGGAGCATGGGACGCGCCGCGGCCGGGGCGATCCGCATCGGCCATGCCGTCGGCGCGGCCTTCACGAACCGTCGGGTGATCGAACCGGTCGAATCTCGCATGACGACTGCGGCCGGTGCGCTGTTGCTTCCCCTGGCGATTCTCTTTTCGTTCTTCCCGCGCCTGCTGGCCTATCCGGTCGTTCTGATTCTCGCTTGGATCTCCGGCGCGCTGCTATACCGGGGGTACAAGCTGCGCCGCGGCAGGACCCGGCGGGTTACAGGTACGGGGGGGCAGGAGACGTCATGA
- a CDS encoding sigma-54 dependent transcriptional regulator, protein MKTYKGKILVVDDDPDIRKILYDRLDSLGYIVVTAESGQEALDKAAKEDPDLMFLDLQLPHMSGLQVLKKLKEYPELSVIIITAFGTIEKAVEAMKEGAFDFITKPFSPDHLDLVIKKALECRALRQENLYLRGELNAPYSEILGESTKMKGVIETARKVAATASTVLLLGESGTGKEMFARSIHRWSPRADNPFTVVNCVALRDELVESELFGHEKGSFTGAHQMKRGKLEIANGGTVFLDEIGDFKPDLQAKLLRVLQEREFERVGGNKPIHVDIRIIAATNQDLHRKVQEGGFREDLFFRLNVVPISLPPLRERAEDIPLLTGFFLTRSCQIVKKPVMKISPEAMDRLRHYHWPGNVRELGNLIERAVVLAEGNEILPENLSLLPATGPSEEEHFGKPYHDAVRSYQKQVIRNALQRSGGNQARTAELLGLQRTYLARLIKKLNVR, encoded by the coding sequence GTGAAAACCTATAAAGGAAAAATACTGGTCGTGGACGATGATCCGGACATCCGGAAAATCCTGTACGATCGCCTGGACTCCCTCGGATATATCGTCGTTACCGCCGAAAGTGGACAAGAGGCTCTGGATAAAGCGGCCAAGGAAGATCCCGACCTGATGTTTCTCGATCTCCAGTTGCCTCATATGAGTGGCTTGCAGGTGTTGAAAAAACTCAAGGAGTATCCGGAGCTTTCGGTCATCATTATTACGGCTTTTGGTACGATCGAAAAGGCCGTGGAAGCAATGAAGGAGGGGGCCTTTGACTTCATTACAAAACCCTTCTCGCCGGACCATCTCGATCTCGTCATTAAGAAGGCCCTTGAATGCAGGGCGCTCAGACAAGAGAACCTTTATCTCCGGGGGGAATTGAACGCTCCTTACAGTGAGATACTGGGGGAGAGCACAAAAATGAAGGGGGTGATCGAGACGGCCAGAAAGGTGGCCGCCACCGCCTCCACCGTCCTGCTTCTGGGCGAAAGCGGAACGGGCAAGGAAATGTTTGCCCGGTCCATCCACCGTTGGAGCCCGAGAGCCGACAACCCTTTCACCGTGGTCAATTGCGTGGCCTTGAGGGACGAACTGGTCGAGAGTGAGCTGTTCGGCCATGAAAAGGGGTCCTTTACCGGGGCTCATCAGATGAAGCGGGGAAAATTGGAAATCGCCAACGGGGGAACCGTTTTTCTGGATGAGATCGGCGACTTCAAGCCGGATCTTCAGGCCAAACTTCTCCGGGTGCTCCAGGAACGCGAGTTTGAACGGGTGGGGGGGAACAAGCCGATTCATGTCGATATCCGGATTATCGCGGCAACCAACCAGGATCTTCATCGGAAGGTTCAAGAAGGAGGGTTTCGGGAAGACCTCTTCTTCCGTCTGAATGTGGTCCCCATTTCCCTTCCGCCCCTGCGTGAGAGGGCCGAGGACATTCCCCTCTTGACCGGGTTTTTTCTTACACGATCCTGCCAAATTGTGAAGAAGCCGGTGATGAAAATTTCCCCCGAGGCGATGGATCGCCTTAGGCATTATCACTGGCCGGGAAATGTGAGGGAGTTGGGGAACCTGATCGAGCGGGCGGTCGTTTTGGCGGAAGGGAATGAGATTTTACCGGAAAACCTTTCCCTCCTTCCCGCAACCGGCCCCTCCGAGGAAGAACATTTTGGGAAGCCTTACCATGACGCGGTTCGGTCTTATCAAAAACAGGTCATCCGGAACGCCCTGCAGAGAAGCGGGGGGAATCAGGCCCGGACGGCCGAGCTCTTGGGGCTTCAGCGAACCTATCTGGCGCGGTTGATTAAAAAGTTAAATGTCAGGTGA
- a CDS encoding PAS domain S-box protein — translation MMNRSPSNDTPVRRVLSAVRPFPKIIPKMIPEGRALSETAWNGRHRGILVLLWLHAFGLAGFGIYKGYGAVQSLGEGSVIAALAFAATRTTIGRCTRSAIASVGLVTSSAILVQFSGGYIEAHFHFFIMLTLIAIYEDWIPYLMAICFVLIEHGLTGQFIPAAVYNHPDAMVHPWKWAIIHAAFILCESVALLVVWRVSELARARADLVLNSAGEGILGLDLEGKITFANPAVAKMTGRPVEELVGGPVDRILKNSDGTYPDCNRDLIHAIRGEKACRCDDKTLLHRDGTTFPVDSVCNPIRERGVNVGAVVTLRDERDRLKAEEALREKEERFRQVTENIAEVFWMTSVDKNRMVYISPAYETIWGRTRESLYEQPTSWMDAIHSEDRERVRVAALEKQTRGEYDEEYRIMRSDGSVRWIRDRAFPVRNELGKVYRVVGVAADITDRKRAESVIREAYQKLAALNLTLEERIQERTLELEDVLHQVNREKEKTDRIIHEIADGVIVTDRDGKILLINPAARMLLGSQGHAPTTDRPGSPHLPELSEVLANSAESVTKEIEVNDPALVSPRVLKAAAVPLKNERGDLLGKVAVLHDITSFKEVDRLKSDFVSQVSHELRTPLTSIKGYIDNLKDGIAGALTEKQLEYLSRMSRNAEHLAALIGDLLDVSRIESGKMTLRLTPLPLRDLIEEAVKNLRSVAEEKRLEVAVSPFEGESRVRGDRDQLEQVVAHLLVNAIKYTPPGGRITIALRRNEKFILTSIRDTGIGIPREKQSRIFERFYRVGPESFSIGNGTGLGLYIAKHIIEMHGGQIGVASEVGNGSEFSFTLPLDS, via the coding sequence ATGATGAACCGGTCCCCATCCAATGATACCCCCGTCCGGCGGGTCCTGTCGGCGGTCCGCCCGTTCCCGAAGATCATCCCGAAGATGATCCCGGAAGGCCGGGCCCTTTCCGAGACGGCATGGAACGGCCGACACCGCGGGATCCTCGTCCTTCTATGGCTCCACGCGTTCGGACTCGCCGGTTTTGGAATCTACAAAGGATACGGGGCGGTTCAAAGCCTGGGCGAGGGATCGGTGATCGCCGCCCTGGCGTTTGCCGCAACCCGGACCACGATCGGGCGCTGCACCCGTTCGGCGATCGCCAGCGTCGGCCTCGTGACCTCCTCCGCGATCCTGGTGCAATTCTCGGGCGGATACATCGAGGCCCATTTCCATTTCTTCATTATGCTGACCCTCATCGCCATTTACGAAGATTGGATCCCGTACCTTATGGCCATTTGCTTCGTGCTGATCGAGCACGGGCTCACGGGCCAGTTCATCCCAGCCGCCGTGTACAACCATCCGGATGCGATGGTTCACCCATGGAAATGGGCGATCATTCACGCCGCGTTTATTCTGTGTGAGAGCGTGGCGCTTCTGGTGGTTTGGCGGGTGAGCGAACTGGCCCGGGCCCGTGCCGACCTTGTGCTCAATTCCGCGGGGGAGGGAATTCTCGGGTTGGACCTCGAAGGGAAGATCACCTTCGCCAATCCCGCCGTGGCGAAAATGACGGGCCGTCCCGTCGAGGAACTGGTCGGGGGGCCCGTCGATCGGATCTTGAAGAATTCCGACGGAACCTATCCCGATTGCAACCGGGATTTGATCCATGCGATTCGAGGCGAGAAGGCATGCCGTTGCGACGATAAGACGCTTCTGCATCGGGACGGCACGACCTTTCCCGTCGACTCGGTCTGCAATCCGATTCGCGAACGCGGCGTGAACGTCGGCGCCGTCGTGACGTTACGGGACGAAAGGGACCGGCTGAAAGCGGAAGAGGCCTTGCGGGAGAAGGAGGAGCGGTTCCGCCAGGTGACGGAGAATATTGCGGAGGTCTTTTGGATGACCTCGGTCGATAAAAACCGGATGGTTTACATCAGTCCCGCATACGAGACCATCTGGGGACGCACGCGTGAGAGTCTATATGAGCAGCCGACTTCCTGGATGGATGCCATTCATTCGGAGGATCGGGAGCGCGTAAGGGTGGCCGCTCTTGAGAAGCAGACCCGGGGGGAGTATGACGAGGAATATCGGATCATGCGTTCTGACGGATCGGTCCGTTGGATCCGGGATCGCGCGTTTCCCGTTCGAAACGAACTCGGTAAAGTCTACCGCGTGGTCGGTGTCGCCGCCGACATTACCGACCGGAAACGGGCGGAATCGGTCATCCGGGAGGCCTATCAGAAACTCGCCGCCCTCAACCTGACCCTGGAGGAGCGAATCCAGGAGCGGACCCTCGAACTCGAAGACGTCCTTCATCAGGTCAACCGTGAAAAGGAGAAGACGGACCGGATCATTCACGAAATCGCCGACGGGGTGATCGTGACCGATCGGGATGGAAAAATCCTTTTGATCAACCCGGCCGCCCGGATGCTGCTGGGAAGTCAGGGCCATGCCCCAACGACGGATCGGCCCGGGTCCCCTCACCTTCCGGAACTGTCCGAGGTCCTCGCGAACTCGGCCGAGTCTGTGACGAAAGAGATCGAAGTCAATGACCCCGCACTCGTCTCTCCCAGGGTGCTCAAGGCCGCCGCCGTGCCGCTGAAGAACGAGCGGGGCGATCTCCTGGGCAAGGTGGCCGTCCTCCATGACATCACGAGCTTCAAAGAGGTGGATCGCTTGAAATCGGATTTTGTCTCCCAGGTTTCCCATGAGCTGCGAACACCCCTCACCTCCATCAAAGGTTACATCGATAACTTGAAGGACGGCATCGCCGGGGCATTGACTGAGAAACAACTGGAATATCTGAGCCGGATGTCCAGGAATGCGGAACACCTGGCCGCACTGATCGGCGACCTCCTGGATGTCTCACGGATCGAATCGGGGAAGATGACCCTCCGATTGACGCCCCTGCCCCTCCGGGATCTGATTGAGGAGGCGGTCAAGAACCTCCGGTCGGTCGCCGAGGAGAAGCGCCTCGAGGTCGCCGTGAGCCCGTTCGAGGGGGAAAGCCGGGTTCGAGGGGACCGTGACCAACTGGAGCAGGTCGTCGCCCATCTCCTCGTCAACGCGATCAAGTATACCCCTCCGGGAGGCCGGATCACGATCGCCCTCCGGCGGAATGAGAAGTTCATCCTGACCTCGATCCGGGATACGGGGATCGGAATTCCGCGGGAGAAACAGTCGAGGATCTTTGAGCGATTTTATCGGGTCGGGCCCGAATCGTTTTCAATTGGCAACGGGACCGGTCTGGGTCTGTACATCGCGAAGCATATTATTGAAATGCATGGGGGCCAAATCGGGGTCGCCAGCGAGGTCGGAAATGGCAGCGAGTTTTCATTCACGCTCCCGCTGGATTCCTGA
- a CDS encoding CHASE2 domain-containing protein, translated as MAASFHSRSRWIPEAAGRLIGRPVTRAVIVGLLTAALGLAISLLPVGNDLEEQIGLDILFNLRGPRQAPPGVVVIAIDKESAGHLNLPRDPRKWPRTYHARLIEKLAEAGASVIAFDLYFDEGHSSEEDRVFGKAIEKARNVVLLGYFKKEAVPLQGPSGGTAGEIMVERMMPPASDLAQKAASVAAFPLPKVPLTVSQFWTFKDDSGDFATMPVTIFQMFAMPAYGDLIDLMKKALLDPRMARAALDERNGSSVAEARRLMNLGREENADDHVTHKLIRTLKEILGNETLISGIMMKDLEDPSGPHPDAVRTDLLKGLLNMYRTGNSRYLNFYGPTHTITTVPYDRALQLPNPVLADGRPVDFKDKIVLIGSSEFSPYSQMDAYPTVFSQPNGRDLSGVEICATATANLLEDRPIRPIGFPTQIMALSAFGLAAGILGFRLRPLPAVFAIVGLVLVTFGFVYYQFKLAGVWYPVVIPVAFQAPPAFVLAVLWKYREARKLEAAHEQLKEMDRLKSMFLSHVSHELKTPLTSIKGFVDNMMDGLTGELHAKQREYLDRVRANADRLTRMISNLLDLSRIESGTHHLDRAPLCLFDLVEEVIEQLRPLAAAKDLTLGVVCPDPTLQVSADRDKFIQVITNLVDNAIKFTPAGGKITVTIGRRDPERVMITVTDTGEGIPSSDLAKLFEPFYQAGRRSGTPSNGLGLGLSIVKTLVNLHGGTISVTSEFGKGSEFCILVPALKRGEE; from the coding sequence ATGGCAGCGAGTTTTCATTCACGCTCCCGCTGGATTCCTGAGGCCGCGGGAAGGCTGATCGGGCGGCCGGTCACCCGGGCGGTGATCGTCGGTCTGCTGACCGCCGCTTTGGGTCTTGCGATCAGCCTTCTTCCGGTCGGAAACGACCTCGAAGAGCAAATCGGTCTCGACATTCTTTTCAATTTGAGGGGCCCAAGGCAAGCCCCTCCGGGGGTGGTTGTCATCGCGATCGATAAGGAGTCCGCCGGTCATCTGAACCTGCCGCGTGACCCCCGAAAATGGCCCCGCACCTATCACGCGCGCCTGATCGAAAAATTGGCGGAGGCCGGCGCGAGCGTCATCGCCTTTGACCTCTATTTTGATGAGGGCCATTCCTCCGAAGAAGATCGGGTCTTTGGCAAGGCGATCGAAAAGGCGCGCAATGTGGTGCTGCTGGGGTACTTCAAGAAAGAGGCCGTTCCCCTCCAAGGCCCGTCGGGGGGTACCGCCGGGGAAATAATGGTGGAACGGATGATGCCCCCGGCGTCGGATCTGGCCCAAAAGGCGGCCTCGGTCGCGGCCTTTCCCCTGCCCAAGGTTCCGCTGACGGTCAGCCAGTTCTGGACGTTCAAGGACGATTCCGGGGATTTCGCGACGATGCCGGTCACGATATTCCAGATGTTTGCCATGCCGGCCTACGGGGATCTGATCGATCTGATGAAGAAGGCCCTCCTGGATCCAAGGATGGCGAGAGCCGCGCTCGATGAGAGAAACGGGTCATCCGTTGCCGAAGCCCGGAGGCTCATGAACCTCGGGCGGGAAGAAAACGCGGACGACCATGTAACCCATAAACTGATCCGGACCCTGAAGGAAATCCTTGGGAACGAGACCTTGATCTCCGGGATCATGATGAAAGATCTGGAAGATCCAAGCGGGCCGCATCCGGACGCCGTAAGAACGGACCTCCTCAAAGGGCTCCTGAACATGTACAGAACCGGCAACAGCCGCTACCTGAATTTTTACGGACCCACCCACACGATCACGACGGTGCCTTACGACCGGGCGCTTCAACTACCGAATCCCGTTTTGGCCGACGGCAGGCCGGTGGATTTCAAGGACAAGATCGTCTTGATCGGGTCGTCCGAATTCTCACCCTATTCGCAAATGGATGCCTATCCGACGGTTTTTTCACAACCCAACGGCCGGGACCTCAGCGGGGTCGAGATTTGTGCGACGGCGACGGCCAACCTCCTTGAGGACCGGCCGATCCGGCCGATCGGATTCCCAACGCAAATAATGGCGCTTTCAGCGTTCGGCCTTGCGGCGGGGATCCTCGGCTTTCGGCTTCGTCCCTTGCCCGCCGTGTTCGCCATCGTGGGGCTGGTTCTGGTCACCTTCGGGTTCGTCTACTATCAGTTTAAACTGGCCGGCGTTTGGTATCCTGTCGTGATCCCCGTCGCGTTTCAGGCGCCCCCGGCGTTTGTTCTCGCGGTGTTGTGGAAATACCGCGAGGCCAGAAAACTGGAGGCGGCCCATGAACAGTTGAAAGAAATGGACCGGCTCAAGTCCATGTTCCTTTCCCATGTGTCGCACGAGCTTAAGACCCCGCTCACCTCGATCAAGGGCTTCGTGGACAACATGATGGACGGGTTGACCGGCGAACTCCATGCGAAACAGCGGGAATACCTGGACCGGGTGCGGGCCAATGCCGACCGCCTGACCCGAATGATTTCGAACCTTCTGGACCTGTCCAGGATCGAGTCGGGAACCCATCATCTCGATCGGGCACCGCTTTGTTTATTCGATCTGGTCGAAGAGGTCATCGAGCAGCTCCGCCCGCTGGCCGCCGCGAAGGACCTGACCCTGGGAGTGGTCTGTCCGGATCCGACCCTGCAGGTATCGGCCGACCGGGATAAATTCATCCAGGTGATCACGAATCTGGTGGACAACGCGATCAAGTTCACGCCCGCGGGTGGCAAGATCACGGTGACGATTGGGCGGAGAGATCCGGAGCGGGTGATGATCACGGTCACGGATACCGGGGAAGGAATTCCGTCTTCGGACCTGGCCAAATTGTTCGAGCCCTTCTATCAGGCCGGCCGCCGGTCCGGGACTCCTTCAAATGGCCTGGGTTTGGGGCTCTCCATTGTAAAGACCCTGGTGAATCTTCATGGTGGGACGATTTCGGTGACGAGCGAGTTCGGGAAGGGCAGCGAGTTCTGCATCCTTGTTCCGGCGTTAAAAAGGGGGGAAGAGTAG
- a CDS encoding response regulator, translating into MPSAMKRILLADDDPDTLLVLKDRLESLGYQVHTVSNGQEAVEEVGRGDFSAVIMDIKMPELDGIEALRKIKQNRPNTPVIMITSVKEKILDVLAVGAEACLLKPVDPDRLREALERGLKNTT; encoded by the coding sequence ATGCCATCTGCGATGAAGCGGATCCTTCTTGCGGACGATGATCCGGACACCCTCCTGGTCCTCAAGGACCGTCTGGAGTCGTTGGGGTATCAGGTCCACACGGTCTCGAACGGACAGGAGGCCGTGGAGGAGGTGGGACGGGGGGATTTTTCCGCGGTGATCATGGACATCAAAATGCCGGAATTGGACGGCATCGAGGCGCTCAGAAAAATCAAGCAGAACCGGCCGAACACGCCGGTCATCATGATCACCTCCGTCAAAGAGAAGATTTTGGACGTGCTGGCCGTCGGGGCCGAGGCTTGTCTCCTCAAACCGGTGGATCCGGATCGACTGAGGGAAGCTCTGGAGCGGGGGCTAAAGAACACAACATGA
- a CDS encoding PilZ domain-containing protein, whose amino-acid sequence MSRPTKEKREAKRALYVRPVDFRPMGGLSGRGEILDMGNGGARIRTGTPPPDKGTVVQAWIPLTEHEIAVPVLGLVRWMKREGREVYQVGFQFLI is encoded by the coding sequence ATGAGTCGTCCGACCAAAGAAAAAAGGGAAGCGAAACGGGCTCTTTATGTCCGGCCGGTAGATTTCAGGCCGATGGGCGGCCTGTCCGGCCGCGGGGAAATCCTGGATATGGGTAACGGGGGGGCGCGAATCCGAACCGGGACGCCGCCTCCCGACAAGGGAACGGTGGTTCAAGCCTGGATACCGCTGACCGAACATGAGATCGCCGTGCCGGTTCTGGGTTTGGTGCGGTGGATGAAAAGAGAGGGACGGGAAGTCTATCAGGTGGGGTTTCAATTTTTAATCTAA